In Acidobacteriota bacterium, one DNA window encodes the following:
- a CDS encoding LLM class flavin-dependent oxidoreductase: VNRYGADGLSIPQELTSYIADRQGYDYKEHGSSDSTHVEFVSDDLIDRFCLLGPSQNHIERLKEMQELGVDQFSIYLQHDGKEETLRAYGEEIIPAING; the protein is encoded by the coding sequence TCGTCAATCGTTACGGTGCCGACGGCCTCTCTATTCCTCAAGAGCTGACGTCATACATTGCGGACCGCCAAGGGTATGACTACAAGGAGCACGGTAGCTCGGACAGCACCCATGTCGAGTTCGTCAGTGATGATCTAATCGACCGATTCTGCCTGCTCGGACCTTCCCAGAACCACATCGAGCGGCTCAAGGAGATGCAGGAGCTTGGTGTCGACCAGTTCTCGATCTACCTCCAGCACGACGGCAAGGAAGAGACTCTGCGAGCGTACGGCGAAGAGATCATCCCAGCGATTAACGGATAG
- a CDS encoding ABC transporter permease subunit, producing the protein MVDSTQEQTSTDESARIELRKYERAQRVRTTVRRSLVFVIFVTILGLLYTGYKVAGQSIDDAQRDWPVIGSVLPATNDLIMPPISAIISEFNDPPQRRNPKTLGGFIFDAALFTAREAFFGFVAGVVLGFGLAVLMLRSRTIERGLMPYVVVSQTVPLVAIAPIIVIWGQTNFGWLPFTWNAWMSVSIIATYLTFFPVAVNGLKGLQSPSAEAVELMESYASSRTQTLLKLRLPAAVPYLFAAFKLAASASIVGAIVGEISSGVGGGIGRLILDFASRYTTGPERLYASVAGAAALGIVVFGLISLLERHVVGGTARETSIS; encoded by the coding sequence TTGGTTGACAGCACGCAGGAACAGACTTCGACGGACGAGTCCGCTCGTATCGAGCTGCGGAAGTACGAACGCGCTCAGCGGGTTCGAACGACGGTGCGCCGGAGTCTGGTGTTCGTGATCTTCGTCACCATCCTCGGCCTTCTCTACACCGGCTACAAGGTTGCCGGCCAGTCGATCGACGACGCCCAGCGAGACTGGCCAGTGATCGGCTCAGTGCTGCCGGCAACAAATGATCTCATCATGCCGCCGATTTCGGCGATTATCTCCGAGTTCAACGACCCCCCGCAGCGGAGAAACCCTAAAACGCTCGGTGGGTTCATCTTCGACGCTGCCCTGTTCACTGCACGCGAGGCGTTTTTCGGTTTTGTTGCAGGTGTCGTGCTTGGTTTCGGTCTTGCGGTCCTGATGCTGCGCTCGCGGACAATCGAAAGAGGTTTGATGCCGTACGTGGTGGTGTCCCAAACGGTGCCACTCGTCGCGATCGCGCCCATTATCGTCATCTGGGGACAGACGAATTTCGGGTGGCTGCCTTTCACGTGGAACGCGTGGATGTCGGTTTCGATCATCGCCACGTATCTGACGTTTTTTCCTGTTGCGGTTAATGGGTTGAAGGGTCTGCAGTCGCCTTCAGCCGAGGCGGTTGAACTGATGGAATCGTACGCATCCAGCCGCACGCAGACGCTTCTCAAATTGCGGCTTCCCGCGGCAGTGCCGTACCTCTTCGCCGCATTCAAGCTCGCTGCGTCTGCAAGTATCGTCGGCGCAATCGTCGGCGAGATTTCGTCGGGTGTCGGTGGCGGCATAGGGCGCCTGATCCTCGACTTCGCATCCCGGTACACCACCGGCCCTGAACGTCTCTACGCCTCGGTCGCCGGAGCCGCCGCTTTGGGCATTGTTGTTTTTGGTCTCATTTCGCTCCTAGAGCGCCACGTGGTCGGTGGAACGGCGCGGGAGACTTCGATTTCATGA
- a CDS encoding ABC transporter ATP-binding protein, which produces MNTETSENLAVETKGAGKVFGRGTPNQVVALEAIDLKIARGGFVSLIGPSGCGKSTLLRLMAGLVPVTTGEIYVNGKSAEQARLDRDYGMAFQNANLFDWRTVAKNIELPLELMGWTKTARAERTREMLELVQLSDFSDHYPNQLSGGMQQRVAIARALSFKPSILLMDEPFGALDEMTRERMQTELLQIWAETRTSVVFVTHSIPEAVFLSKTVVVMSPRPGRIVARVSIDLGDRTFETREDSAFFAKITEVREALRATEGAT; this is translated from the coding sequence ATGAACACAGAAACATCGGAGAATCTTGCGGTCGAGACGAAGGGCGCCGGGAAGGTTTTTGGTCGAGGGACCCCCAACCAGGTAGTCGCGCTCGAGGCGATCGACTTGAAGATCGCCCGCGGCGGTTTTGTGTCTCTCATCGGGCCGTCAGGTTGTGGGAAGTCGACTCTGTTGAGACTCATGGCCGGCCTGGTTCCGGTCACCACCGGTGAGATCTATGTAAACGGAAAGTCCGCCGAGCAAGCCAGGCTCGACAGGGACTACGGCATGGCCTTCCAAAACGCCAATTTGTTCGATTGGCGCACGGTTGCCAAGAACATCGAGCTGCCTCTGGAGCTGATGGGTTGGACGAAAACGGCGCGTGCCGAACGAACCCGAGAGATGCTCGAACTCGTGCAACTCAGCGATTTCAGCGATCACTATCCGAATCAGCTTTCCGGCGGCATGCAGCAGCGGGTCGCGATTGCACGGGCGCTGTCCTTCAAACCTTCGATTCTGCTTATGGATGAGCCGTTTGGTGCGCTCGACGAGATGACCCGCGAGCGGATGCAAACAGAACTCTTGCAGATTTGGGCTGAAACGCGCACGTCGGTGGTATTCGTCACCCACTCGATCCCAGAGGCGGTGTTTCTGTCGAAAACCGTTGTCGTCATGTCGCCACGGCCCGGGAGAATCGTTGCTCGCGTCAGCATCGACCTGGGAGATCGGACGTTCGAGACACGCGAGGACTCCGCATTCTTTGCGAAAATCACGGAGGTTCGGGAGGCGCTGCGCGCGACGGAGGGGGCAACATGA
- a CDS encoding ABC transporter permease, translating into MIRARFQTLIPPLVVGVGGLILWESALVILKPQAFVLPRPSVIAGKVVDQWSAIVTATSNTGFIAVTGLVAGALLGVAVAVLVSRFRIVSEAVTPVAVAVNAIPIIALAPIFNNWFGLLSPRSNQGIVVLLVFFPVFVNTVRGLTDVQRGHLDLMDSYAASEWETLRRVRIPNALPYLFTSLKIASSLAVIAAIVAEYFGGGQAALGQLIVQHAALSRYSSAWAGVVAGTLMGMGLYLVVVVLERRSIPWQTADSDESVG; encoded by the coding sequence ATGATTCGCGCACGTTTTCAGACGCTGATCCCACCATTGGTCGTGGGTGTCGGTGGGCTGATTTTGTGGGAATCCGCTTTGGTGATTCTTAAACCCCAGGCGTTCGTGTTGCCAAGGCCCTCGGTCATAGCCGGCAAAGTTGTCGATCAGTGGAGTGCGATTGTCACGGCGACCTCGAACACCGGTTTCATAGCCGTGACGGGCCTGGTTGCGGGTGCACTGCTTGGAGTCGCCGTTGCGGTTTTGGTTTCCAGATTCCGGATCGTGAGCGAGGCCGTCACGCCGGTGGCGGTCGCGGTGAATGCGATTCCGATAATCGCGTTGGCACCGATCTTCAACAACTGGTTCGGCCTTTTATCTCCGCGTTCGAATCAGGGGATCGTCGTGCTGCTGGTGTTTTTCCCGGTGTTTGTCAACACCGTTCGGGGCCTGACCGACGTGCAACGGGGTCATCTCGACCTTATGGATTCGTACGCTGCAAGTGAGTGGGAGACGCTGCGACGGGTGCGGATTCCCAACGCGTTGCCCTACCTGTTCACGTCGCTCAAGATCGCATCGTCACTGGCTGTGATCGCGGCGATCGTCGCTGAGTACTTTGGCGGTGGGCAGGCTGCCCTCGGCCAATTGATCGTGCAGCACGCTGCGCTCTCGCGCTACTCATCTGCGTGGGCCGGCGTTGTGGCGGGTACGCTGATGGGAATGGGTTTGTACCTTGTGGTCGTCGTCCTTGAACGACGTTCCATTCCGTGGCAGACAGCCGACAGCGATGAGTCTGTCGGTTGA
- a CDS encoding ABC transporter substrate-binding protein: MRKTKVGRARLFGAVLVMALIATACGSDDDVSTAPEDLTPITLQLQWFTQAQFAGYYAAVAEGFYADLGLDVTITQGGIDILPATVLDSGAADFAISWVPRGLVPREEGLNITNIAQIFERSATLQVAFKDSGINSVSDLAGKTVGNWGFGNEFELLAGLRSSGLDPASDVTLVQQQFDMLALISGEIDAAQAMIYNEYAQVLETINPDTGELFTADDLVVIDWNDVGTAMLQDAIWADADKLESDSDYRANAVKFVEASIRGWIFCRDNIDKCVDIVLDAGPTLGESHQTWQMNEINGLIWPSSGGIGLMDQGLWDQTVAVATGESILKAAPTDGAFRTDIAKEAIDNLKADGVDVIGSGWSPITVELKEGGN; this comes from the coding sequence ATGAGAAAGACAAAAGTAGGTAGGGCGAGGCTGTTTGGCGCCGTCCTCGTGATGGCATTGATTGCCACTGCATGCGGAAGCGATGATGATGTGTCGACGGCGCCTGAGGACCTGACACCGATCACGCTTCAGCTCCAGTGGTTCACCCAGGCGCAGTTCGCGGGTTACTACGCAGCCGTCGCTGAAGGTTTCTATGCAGACCTTGGTCTCGACGTGACGATTACGCAGGGCGGTATCGACATTCTTCCGGCGACCGTGCTCGACTCGGGCGCAGCCGACTTTGCAATCTCGTGGGTACCACGCGGGCTTGTGCCACGCGAAGAGGGACTCAACATCACCAACATCGCGCAAATCTTTGAGCGGTCCGCAACCCTCCAGGTGGCGTTCAAGGACTCGGGTATCAACTCAGTCAGCGATCTTGCCGGTAAGACGGTCGGAAACTGGGGGTTTGGTAACGAGTTCGAGTTGCTGGCGGGTTTGCGTAGCTCGGGTCTCGATCCAGCGAGCGACGTGACGCTCGTCCAGCAACAGTTCGACATGCTGGCGCTGATCTCAGGCGAGATAGACGCAGCTCAGGCGATGATCTACAACGAATATGCCCAAGTACTCGAGACGATCAACCCGGACACGGGTGAGCTGTTCACTGCTGATGACCTTGTTGTTATCGATTGGAATGATGTCGGCACCGCCATGCTTCAGGACGCTATCTGGGCCGATGCCGACAAGCTCGAATCTGACTCCGACTACCGAGCCAACGCCGTGAAGTTCGTTGAGGCGTCGATCCGCGGGTGGATCTTCTGCCGTGACAACATCGACAAGTGTGTCGACATTGTGCTTGACGCGGGTCCGACGCTGGGCGAGTCACACCAGACATGGCAGATGAACGAGATCAACGGTCTCATCTGGCCGTCGAGCGGCGGTATCGGTCTCATGGACCAGGGTCTGTGGGATCAGACTGTGGCGGTGGCAACCGGTGAGAGCATCCTCAAGGCCGCTCCGACCGACGGGGCGTTCCGCACTGACATTGCAAAGGAAGCGATCGACAACCTCAAAGCTGATGGCGTCGATGTGATCGGTTCCGGGTGGAGCCCAATCACCGTCGAGCTCAAAGAGGGCGGCAACTAG
- a CDS encoding DUF1684 domain-containing protein: MVDSVPAAVVGDGMEYRTPSVVGVCMDTADLLSFRKEKDEFFKHGEQSPLPHDARHTFEGLAYYPPNAELVFDVTLDPTEPTEVQISTTDGAERTYMRVATATVTVDGTDTTMALYSSGHESLFLPFHDTTSGKETYGAGRYIDVHPNGDGTAVIDFNYAYAPFCAYNDLYSCALPPAENWLDVAIRAGEQTAQ; encoded by the coding sequence ATGGTCGACAGTGTACCGGCAGCGGTCGTTGGCGACGGAATGGAATACCGCACACCGTCGGTTGTTGGCGTCTGTATGGATACCGCAGACCTCCTAAGTTTCCGCAAGGAGAAAGACGAATTCTTCAAACACGGTGAGCAATCTCCACTGCCGCACGACGCCCGACACACCTTCGAAGGCCTCGCTTACTACCCGCCAAACGCCGAGCTCGTGTTCGACGTGACACTCGACCCGACAGAGCCCACCGAGGTGCAGATATCGACCACCGATGGTGCTGAGCGGACGTACATGAGGGTCGCAACTGCGACGGTCACCGTCGACGGCACGGACACCACAATGGCTCTGTACTCCTCGGGGCACGAGAGTCTGTTCCTCCCGTTTCACGACACGACGTCCGGAAAGGAAACGTACGGTGCGGGTCGCTACATCGACGTTCACCCCAACGGTGACGGAACCGCAGTCATCGACTTCAACTACGCATACGCGCCGTTCTGCGCCTATAACGATCTTTACTCCTGCGCTCTCCCCCCAGCGGAAAATTGGCTGGATGTCGCGATTAGAGCCGGCGAGCAGACCGCACAATGA
- a CDS encoding GNAT family N-acetyltransferase, translated as MFFIDINKNVEAMVGAYASDGAHATLWGMWIAPELRGTGVATGLVDAVEGWAAENSLDRVELCSVVVLEPDRKLLVS; from the coding sequence GTGTTTTTCATCGATATCAATAAGAATGTCGAAGCGATGGTTGGTGCGTACGCCAGCGATGGTGCTCACGCGACTCTGTGGGGAATGTGGATTGCGCCTGAGTTGCGCGGTACAGGAGTCGCGACAGGGCTTGTCGACGCCGTCGAGGGCTGGGCTGCGGAAAACAGTCTCGACCGTGTCGAACTTTGCTCCGTAGTCGTTCTTGAACCCGACCGAAAACTTCTCGTTTCCTGA
- a CDS encoding S-layer homology domain-containing protein encodes MHERSHLLTGYIVLWADGGVPRSCAGTDRHRVVSFVDDDNSIFESDIEKLATAGITRGCNPPQNDRFCPDDRVTRAVMATFLTRALNLPTDPPAGFSVGEQSKALVTRYESRRDTTEGQIPDIYNARYLPRSFATGMDVLPDPDDVDIVNSPGRYTGWDLL; translated from the coding sequence GTGCATGAACGCAGCCATCTGCTCACGGGTTACATCGTCCTGTGGGCAGATGGCGGCGTTCCTCGTTCGTGCGCTGGGACTGACCGACACCGGGTAGTTTCGTTCGTCGACGACGACAACTCAATCTTCGAGTCCGACATCGAGAAACTGGCGACGGCGGGCATCACACGGGGTTGCAACCCGCCACAGAACGACCGTTTCTGCCCAGACGACCGAGTGACACGGGCGGTCATGGCAACATTCCTCACGCGGGCACTTAACCTTCCCACCGATCCCCCGGCAGGCTTTTCCGTAGGCGAACAAAGCAAGGCACTCGTGACCCGATATGAGTCGAGGCGTGATACGACCGAAGGTCAGATCCCGGACATCTACAACGCCCGCTACTTGCCACGATCGTTTGCCACGGGCATGGATGTCCTACCAGATCCGGACGATGTGGACATCGTCAACAGCCCGGGTCGATACACCGGTTGGGATCTACTCTGA